One genomic window of Bradyrhizobium sp. B124 includes the following:
- the secA gene encoding preprotein translocase subunit SecA translates to MIGALARKFFGSANDRRVKGYQSRVSAINALEPDLVKLTDDELKARTAEFKQQLAGGKTLDELLVPAFATVREAAKRTLGQRHFDVQLIGGMVLHEGDIAEMKTGEGKTLVATLAVYLNALAGKGVHVVTVNDYLARRDSGWMGQIYSFLGLTTGVIVHGLDDAERKAAYACDITYGTNNEYGFDYLRDNMKYRLEDMVQREHFYAIVDEVDSILIDEARTPLIISGPLDDRSDFYNTIDTFMPKLAKKDDFEVDEKQRTVTLTEGGMEKLENLLRDAGQLKGESLYDVENVSVVHHVNQALRAHTLFTRDKDYIVRDDEVIIIDEFTGRMMQGRRYSEGLHQALEAKEHVTVQPENQTLASITFQNYFRMYQKLSGMTGTALTEADELFDIYKLEVVEIPTNLPVARLDEDDEVYRTQNEKYAAILAEIERANKRLQPVLVGTASIEKSEVLAEYLKKHGYKQIDFGAESGMDKLYAAARAGKPAKLFAVLNARFHEQEAYIVAEAGVPGAITIATNMAGRGTDIKLGGSLEMRIQQETAAITDEAEKAKKIELIKADIERFRELVLKAEEDFEVEPAKGNKPAKTVKKPGGLYIIGSERHESRRIDNQLRGRSGRQGDPGRSKFFLSLEDDLMRIFGSDRLDSMLQRLGLQEGEAIIHPWINKALEKAQQKVEARNFDIRKNLLKFDNVQNDQRKVIFDQRIDLMKDDSVVETVTDMRHAFVEDVVAKHIPEHAYAEQWDTAGLKEELKRVLDVDLPVDEWAKEEGIADEELLNRIENHVDERMAAKVAQWGPDVMRYVEKTILLQTLDHLWREHLIMLDHLRQVIGLRGYGQRDPLQEYKTEAFNLFQEMSAHLREAVTAQLMRVEIVPPDEPAMPLPPMEAHKLDPHTGEDEFAQARLTEATYAQASLAPGMPAADRNPNDPTSWGKVGRNEDCPCGSGKKYKHCHGRYA, encoded by the coding sequence ATGATCGGCGCGCTCGCCCGCAAGTTTTTCGGCTCCGCCAACGACCGTCGGGTCAAGGGGTATCAGTCCCGCGTCAGCGCCATCAACGCCCTGGAGCCCGACCTCGTCAAACTGACGGACGACGAACTCAAGGCCCGCACCGCCGAGTTCAAGCAGCAGCTCGCCGGCGGCAAGACGCTCGACGAGCTCCTGGTTCCGGCCTTCGCCACGGTGCGCGAGGCGGCCAAGAGGACGCTCGGCCAGCGCCATTTCGACGTCCAGCTGATCGGCGGCATGGTGCTGCACGAGGGCGACATCGCCGAGATGAAGACCGGCGAAGGCAAGACGCTGGTTGCGACGCTCGCGGTCTACCTCAACGCGCTCGCCGGCAAGGGCGTCCACGTCGTCACCGTCAACGACTACCTCGCCCGCCGCGACTCCGGCTGGATGGGCCAGATCTATTCGTTCCTGGGGCTGACCACCGGCGTGATCGTGCACGGCCTCGACGACGCCGAGCGCAAGGCCGCCTATGCCTGCGACATCACCTACGGCACCAACAACGAATACGGCTTCGACTATCTGCGCGACAACATGAAGTACCGCCTGGAGGACATGGTCCAGCGCGAGCATTTCTACGCGATCGTCGACGAAGTCGACTCCATCCTGATCGACGAAGCGCGCACGCCGCTGATCATCTCCGGCCCGCTCGACGACCGTTCGGATTTCTACAACACCATCGACACCTTCATGCCGAAGCTCGCCAAGAAGGACGACTTCGAGGTCGACGAGAAGCAGCGCACGGTGACGCTGACCGAAGGCGGCATGGAGAAGCTGGAGAACCTGCTGCGCGACGCCGGCCAGCTCAAGGGCGAGTCGCTGTACGACGTCGAGAACGTGTCCGTCGTGCATCACGTCAACCAGGCGCTGCGCGCGCACACGCTGTTCACGCGCGACAAGGACTACATCGTCCGCGACGACGAGGTCATCATCATCGACGAGTTCACCGGACGCATGATGCAGGGCCGGCGCTATTCGGAAGGCCTGCACCAGGCGTTGGAGGCCAAGGAGCACGTCACGGTCCAGCCCGAGAACCAGACGCTGGCCTCGATCACCTTCCAGAACTATTTCCGGATGTACCAGAAGCTGTCCGGCATGACCGGTACGGCGCTGACCGAAGCCGACGAACTGTTCGACATCTACAAGCTCGAGGTCGTGGAGATCCCGACCAACCTGCCGGTGGCGCGTCTCGACGAGGACGACGAAGTCTACCGCACCCAGAACGAAAAATACGCCGCGATCCTCGCCGAGATCGAGCGCGCCAACAAGCGGTTGCAGCCGGTGCTGGTCGGCACGGCGTCGATCGAGAAGTCGGAAGTGCTTGCCGAGTACCTCAAGAAGCACGGCTACAAGCAGATCGATTTCGGCGCTGAGTCCGGCATGGACAAGCTTTATGCGGCGGCGCGCGCGGGCAAGCCGGCGAAACTGTTCGCGGTGCTGAACGCGCGCTTCCACGAGCAGGAAGCCTACATCGTCGCGGAAGCCGGCGTGCCGGGTGCGATCACGATCGCGACCAACATGGCCGGCCGCGGTACCGACATCAAGCTCGGCGGCTCGCTCGAGATGCGGATCCAGCAGGAGACCGCCGCGATCACCGACGAAGCCGAGAAGGCGAAGAAGATCGAGCTGATCAAGGCCGACATCGAGCGCTTCCGCGAACTGGTGCTGAAGGCGGAAGAGGATTTCGAGGTCGAGCCCGCCAAGGGCAACAAGCCCGCCAAGACGGTGAAGAAGCCGGGCGGCCTCTACATCATCGGCTCCGAGCGCCACGAATCCCGCCGCATCGACAACCAGCTGCGCGGCCGTTCCGGCCGCCAGGGCGATCCCGGCCGCTCGAAATTCTTCCTGTCGCTGGAAGACGATCTGATGCGCATCTTCGGCTCCGACCGGCTCGACAGCATGCTGCAGCGGCTCGGGCTGCAGGAAGGCGAAGCCATCATCCATCCCTGGATCAACAAGGCGCTCGAGAAGGCGCAGCAGAAGGTCGAGGCGCGCAACTTCGACATCCGCAAGAACCTCTTGAAGTTCGACAACGTCCAGAACGACCAGCGCAAGGTGATCTTCGACCAGCGCATCGACCTGATGAAGGACGACAGCGTCGTCGAGACCGTGACCGACATGCGCCATGCCTTCGTCGAGGACGTGGTCGCCAAGCACATCCCCGAGCACGCCTATGCCGAGCAGTGGGACACCGCGGGCCTCAAGGAAGAGTTGAAGCGCGTGCTCGATGTCGATTTGCCGGTCGACGAATGGGCCAAGGAAGAGGGCATCGCCGACGAGGAGTTGCTCAACCGCATCGAGAATCATGTCGACGAGCGCATGGCGGCCAAGGTCGCGCAGTGGGGCCCCGACGTGATGCGCTACGTCGAGAAGACCATCCTGTTGCAGACGCTCGACCATCTCTGGCGCGAGCACCTGATCATGCTCGACCATCTGCGCCAGGTGATCGGCCTGCGCGGCTACGGCCAGCGCGATCCGTTGCAGGAGTACAAGACCGAAGCCTTCAATCTCTTCCAGGAGATGAGCGCGCATCTGCGCGAGGCCGTCACCGCGCAGCTGATGCGGGTCGAGATCGTGCCGCCGGATGAGCCTGCGATGCCGCTGCCGCCGATGGAAGCGCACAAGCTCGATCCCCACACCGGCGAGGATGAGTTCGCCCAGGCCCGCCTGACCGAGGCCACCTACGCCCAGGCCTCGCTGGCGCCGGGGATGCCCGCCGCCGACCGCAATCCGAATGACCCGACAAGCTGGGGCAAGGTCGGCCGCAACGAGGACTGCCCCTGCGGGTCAGGCAAGAAGTACAAGCACTGCCACGGCCGCTACGCGTAA
- a CDS encoding VOC family protein: MTSITPFLWLDNNVRDAIAFYKSVFPNAKIETVSDFMASFELEGQRFYALNGGPQHKFNEAVSFFLSVETQEQVDYFWEKLTDGGQESRCGWLKDRFGLSWQVIPTALSRYLGDPDRKAADRAMQAMLKMQKIIIADLDKAFAG; the protein is encoded by the coding sequence ATGACTTCGATCACGCCGTTCCTCTGGCTCGACAACAACGTCCGCGACGCCATCGCCTTCTACAAATCGGTGTTTCCGAACGCCAAGATCGAGACCGTCAGCGACTTCATGGCGAGCTTCGAGCTCGAGGGGCAGCGGTTCTACGCGCTCAATGGCGGCCCGCAGCACAAATTCAACGAGGCGGTGTCGTTCTTCCTCAGCGTCGAGACCCAGGAGCAGGTGGATTACTTCTGGGAGAAGCTCACCGACGGCGGCCAGGAATCGCGCTGCGGCTGGCTCAAGGACCGCTTCGGCCTGTCCTGGCAGGTGATCCCGACGGCGCTGAGCCGCTATCTCGGCGATCCCGACCGCAAGGCGGCCGATCGCGCGATGCAGGCGATGCTGAAGATGCAGAAGATCATCATCGCCGATCTCGACAAGGCCTTCGCCGGCTGA